One Nicotiana tabacum cultivar K326 chromosome 23, ASM71507v2, whole genome shotgun sequence genomic window, CGACAAGACTTCCTTCTTTCACACCCAATGGACCAGGTTCTGTCTCCACATCTGCTCCATCCGAAATACCAACAACTTCAACTAGCTCTCCTCCAACCTGATCTTTAAATGACACACTTGTTCTCCTAATTCTTTTCGCGCGCCTGTCAGATGAATAGTTGACATCCTCCCCACTAGTTGATACTGTTGATTTTGACAATGAATCAGGCCTCATAAGCCCATAGCGGTTTAAAAAGGTGTTATAAGCCAAAACAGCTTCCTCATCTGAAGGATCTGGAGGTGGCGGTAAATCTATTTCTGCAGGTTGTCGTGGAGGAGGGAAGAGAGCATCATTGTTCTTTCTCAAGATGTAAGTCCTTGTTGATGCAGCAAACTTCAAAGATTGTCCGGCCTCAAGTTCGACAGGGGAATCCTTTGTTAGCCTCTCATTTGCTACAAATGTTCCATGTGCAGATCCTAAATCAATCACATAAATGCTGCAGAGAAAAAATATAACTAGTTCAACCGACATGAGCTAAGAAGAGCAGCTTTACATCTAAGGATATGCAGTATGGTTTCCAAAAAGGGGCACATTCTATGTCTAAAGACGTGCAGTCAATGTAATAAAGTATATAAGCAGGTCAAACTGCAAGAGGTAAGAAGAGCCCATTCTACATCTAAGGGAAGGCAATCTCGTGCCCAAGAAAGAGCATTTTTCTACGTCGAAAGATGTGCAGGAGATGAACTGAATACTGCAAATCATTGTACTGATAACAATTCTCACCACAGACAAGTGACTTTAACAGTATGCGGTCAAACTATCATCTTTTTCGATTGGTAACCGAGAAAGTTTTGCTTAAAAAACACTTGCAGTCAAACTATCACCTTTATTACTGAAATCTAAATGGGGTCAGATGGTCTAATTCATGAGAATTGGATGATCTTGATAGATGATATTTACAGATAATGACATTCTTGATGTCCCAAATTTTACACTTAAATACAAACTTACAATAGATTTCGAAATAATCTTGAGCAATCTCTAATAAAACCACAGTTTCTCTTTTCTTCAGTCTGTATGGGGTAATATTTGTAAATCTTcaaaaatatgcaactttatacAACTAATAGCCTTTATATGAAGAAGAGCTTAAAGTTTTTAAGTACCAATGGGTAAAACATCAGCTAGAAGTAGGAAAGTAAGAAACATCCATTGCCTACAAGGCAAAAAAGTTATAATAGCTTCAGTAAGAATGTTAGGCAAGAACATTTAAATGTTGAAGTCAACATAAAGACATCATTAGAGATTTATTAGTGAGGGAACCATGGCCCTTATGCCTAAGCTTGCTTAAGTCTTTTACTTACTCATTTTGACTCGAGGAAGAAATGCATAAACATGAACTTACCTTTTCtccacacaaaaagaaaaagagaagaaaagaaaaaaaaaatgcataaacatgaattgcaCAACATATTCCGAGTACATCATCATAGAGTTATATTCTTCTTATGTGGTATTCTAGTTTAATACTCCATTACTTTCTCCTTCTCTTAACAAGCTAGCcacaaaacaagaaaagaacatgTTCAAAACTAGATAAGAAAAAGCAGGATCATGTGTCACACCTTCCATTTTTGTGAGGAATCACAGCAGCATGCTGGCGTGAGACTGACTGATGATCAAGGACAAAATCACAAGTATGAAACTGCCGTCCAAAGATATGCCTTCGCTTATCCAAATTAATTCGATCGAGTACCTCACCATCCTTGATCACCTCAAGATAATAAACTCCTGGACGTGGCTCAATAGCCCAATCAGGAGGCTGCCAAGTTGATTGTCCCCCTCCATGAGTGACATGATGAGTTGGCACTGTAGAAGCGGTTGCATCTGCCGCCACGGATTTCTGCAAAGCAGGTTGTGGATTTACGTATTGAGTTTGTTGATGAGATGTTGTGGATTGTGCATATGCTGGAAAAGGATGTGTAACCGCCTTTGTAGTAGGCTGCAATGCTGGTTTAGCAGCTGAATTCGCAGACACCTGAAATGGCTCCAATGACTGAGCTTTCTTAAATCGATCAAGCCCTGATCTACCATACATTCTGTCTCTACCTTCAGCTCAAACTACAAGCTCTTCCTCAGTCGAATAAGATCTCAAGCATGGACCCTTCTCAGCCCTACATTAGCTCAGAATTCTATGAACTCGGTTTCATCTCAGATTATGTAACACTGCATCCAAAGCAAAGGTTCAACCAacataaagcaaaaagaaaagagaagagtaCCTACGACACTCTTTAGAATCCATCCACAAATATATGTATGAACTTTTCTATTCAATCCATTGTAGAAGTTCATAAAATATACAAGAAAATTAAGAAGACAAATGCAGTTGTTTTacttataatttttattcaataagTGGACGACCTGGACGACCtctaattcttttttcttttggagtaaatTCTATTATGGTTTTGTTCTCTCACTTGTATCTTTCTTCTGATAAACGCTCCCTATACCTACCTTGGTTTATTATATGTTAAAACTGATGTCACAAGATTCGTTTCCTCTCATATTACTAGAAAGGGAGTTATTATGATTTCCCCAAAAGAATCGGATTCAGGATTTAAACGTTATGGCTTCAACTTTAACGTCCCTAGACTGAATTAACGTACTTCTGAATTatgaattcaaaatttaaaatatgtTGAAATTTAGCGGtttttcacatacatatttatGTTATGTGTCGACAATACTGGATTAAGTTGAAGCCAGTATACAAAGGCTGCATCTGCCTCTATTCCACAACCCTGCGTAcaataacataaaaaaaattgACGGTGGTGTCTAggccagcttgcgcgcacctGAACTATTCCACCAGATACTTGCTACCTCTCACTAGCACATGTACCGAGTAACTTTGCGCACTAAGGCTCAAGTAAATGGAAAAATATCACCTAGTGCTTTTTGCTTCCACTAGGAATTAAACCTAAGACCTCATGGTTTTcctcccacttcattgaccactacgGCCTACGCAATAACGTAACATAAAACTTTATGtgtgataaaaaggaaaaaaattgtaCTTTCCAGCAATTGTTATCTAATAATTCTGCTAAACACATTTAAAAACTTAGTTGTTATAAGATAAAATTGCACCTCAACCCTATAGACCAACCACTGGCAGTAATCGTTTAAAGCTCAAACTATgtgcagaaaagaaaaaataattcctACACTACTGTCCTACACCAATTTTAAGCATCTAATAAAACCAGAATCATAATATGAGCTAACTATTAGGGCATGGGATCCGTGAAATTAACAAAATCTAACAGGGGGTAAGATTTGCAAGAGATTAAAAGCAGATAAGTACTATTAGCAAATGAGATTAGAAGAAAGACGAAGATTAACTAACCTCTTGACAAAAAGAGAATGTTAAGTGTATGAGATTTAGGGTTAATTTATTATAGTTGAAGTTGAAGCTATAGTTGCAGATCGATGGGCGAAGCAAATATGGTGAATTGAGAAGGGACTAGTTCAATGCTTGTGTTTTTTTTCTCTGTCTGAGGAATTTGGAAGAAAAAACAATGGAGGCGTGAGATAAAGAGGggcgaccccccccccccccacacacccacccacccaccccaaccggttctcttttcttctcttttttttttttttttctttttctgaggAGGATTAAATTTTTGCTTAAAATACGAATTACACTACTTATACAAtgtaataacaaaacaaaacaaaacaaattgacaaatacttttttttaattaGTAGCAGACTAGCAGATATGAAGATATGATAAGAATAATTTAGACTTGTTTACTATACTTCATTCAGATCATTATAAATGTGGTTTTAGTTAAACAAATTTTGTCCAATATAAGTActaatttattatattattttaggaAACCAAGAAAGCATTActttcttttttccttcaaatttaCCAAATACTCCACTAAATGATTTATAGGATTTTCTAAATTAGAAAAGATAAAAGCATAATATAATTAAAGAATCCTTTTGATTAATATTATTAAATGATTTTTTAATGAATATTTTAAAACATTTAAAATGAACCAGAGGCAGTAAGATTTTATTCAAAAgagtaaacaaaaaaaaacaaaaaatgtatgattttatttttatttttttttgtcaaaataaaataaaaacatgctTGGTAcaaaaagtttattgatataataaAAAGCTTGGTAATAAGTACAAGATTTATTAAATTTGTAAAGACTCATAAGTCTGTAGAAGTATTATAAGTACACATTTCAATTGATTGAAGTGTGTGCTTAACCGGACATCATAgtaccaaaataaaaaattttcggttattcaaatattagaatcaaatcaaatcaaaccaattaagttggttttttatcgattcgatttttgtcattttttttttgtttttttcttaaacacgagacatacactaccaaacacatatcccgtcgactacattttcaacgtaacgctatcaaaccaattgctctttgagaaatctattatttaccaagatatattgatgataattaaattaaatagtgatgaataatttaaatactcaattaaaaatcgattatttttaacgtgaaataaattcttgtatttagcaaaagaaaactaccaatcaaactaaaatgtaaaggcaaagaattagattattaaatagcaaagaactagactaaaaatacaaacgactaatatgtaccataatatatattttatttttttaattttttttaaatagatacttctatagtcggtttggttcgggggttttcggttatttttttattaaaaccaaaaccaaaccaaatctgATCGGTTTTAAAAGTCAAAACCAAAGCAAACTTAAAAAGTATCGGGTTTttttttcggtttggttcgatttttcggttaTGAACACCCCTACACACAGAGTCAGACAGAcaccaaaagagaaaaaaaatgatgacagCCAAAGAATCCATCAAAGACCAAAACAGCATAAGAAAATAAGTGGCATGAATGGTTTTTCACTTGGCAAAATGGCAGAATACATTTGACATCCAAAGAACTATCAAATCCTACAATAAGTAGTATTATGTACATAACAAAAAATTTCTCCTCATCGCGGAGTTTGAagtaatgaaagttgtttaatgTCAAAAAAATTATGGTCACGAATCTACTTGAACGTAAGATGCCATACAATAACTACACCACAATTCCAAACCAGTTGAGGTCAGTATCATACTAAAAATTTAAGCATGTATCCAAACGTTGCGACTGGGAGATCGATGTCTTGGCCGCGTATTCCTGATGtttcaaccatacactgagctcCAAAGTGTATTTTTTACACATTTTGCTTCTTCCTATCAGTGTTAGTGACTCATGAACTATTATACAACAACAGTGTCAGCGAAAATTTGGTGGATGAGGATCAACCGGGATTGTGTACATTGGCGATAATTAGTCCTTCCGAGGGTTTGCAAAAGCCAAAGGACCCCTCTAGATCACGACGGGATCAGATTTTGAGAGATATTCCTTCTCAACTCCGCTGAACATGACTAATAGGCGCTCTTGCAGATTGGAAACTATGTTTTTCGTGATCCTTTTCTGATGTCTCGAGCATTTCAACCAAGCAATTCCCAGATGTACCTGAACGTTGCATCTCGTCGATCTTGAGGGGACAACCTCAACCTGGTATCTCAGGTGAAGCTGCAATATACAGACAAGAAGCTCTTAGCCTACTGTGAGCAGATGTTAAATGGAAAGAAAAATGACATATCACAAATGTCCCTACATTGAAAAAATCACCCAGTGGAACTCCGTGAAGAGTCATGACTTCCTCTACGAGCCAACCATTTTTATCAGAAAGGCGAGACTTCTGCTGCGTGCTTGTAACTTCACCTCTATAACGGGATATACACTTATCAAATTTATAATAAAGTTGCCTCTGATACACATCAGGCTTCTCAGATTCCCAGGGACTAAAAGAATAATTAAGACAGCCGACTTTCTCCATGATCTTACGATCAAGTTCATTACCACTGAATAACTCCATGAAAAAGTCCGTCTGCAAACAACCAAAACAAGATATTGAGCAAGAAATGTAAAACGTAATTAAGAATTCCTATTTCACATGCTCAGATGCCGGACTATAACTATTGAGCAATTAACAGATAGTCTAACTATAATTGGGGCAGGTTTTGACAGAGGTGAGCAATTTAACCACCGCTACATGCAGGCCTGTAATCCCATCTCAACCAAAATCCATCAAATATATTTAACACCCAAAATCTCTTGAACAAAAGGAAAGGCAGGGGGGATACTCACTGGAACTGAAAGTACAGAGGAATAAACTACAGACATATTTATATCCTCCACACCCACGAATGATCCACTCTCTTCCGATTGAAGGCTTTTTCCTTCAGAGTCATCATCTGCAGCTTGGAAGTCACTGCTTAGCGCATCCTCTTCTGCCATTTGAAGGCCTTTAGCTTCGGACTCTTCTTCAACTAACTGCACCTTCTGCTCGGGACTCAAAGCTCTTGCCTTCCACAATGCCATGATAGTCCTAGATACATAGATCAAAAGAATTAAATTTCCTCGTAATCACTATAAGCTGCTCATATGAGAAACCCAGCATTTTATCTGACAACAGTTTTTTTTCTCCTTGAAGTTTCCTACACGAAATACTAGTTCAAAATAGACAAACCGCTCATAAAGAGGTGACGCACTCACCTGTGAGCCACATTGAAAGAGACAAAAGAGTGGAAATGAAACTTCAGCCTGCCTTGCTCATCTTGAGTCTTGGCACCATGCCTTGCATCAAAACCTTTACCGGGCTTTAAAGTCATGATAACATTCGGGCTACCCATTGACGCCAAAGTAGGAGACTCAACTTGAATGTCTTCAATATCTTCCCAAAGAAGAAAAAATTTGGTCTTATGTCCAAATAGATCAGAATGGAACCCAATTATTCTTGCAGACAAAAATAGTCGGCCCTGAACCAAAAGAAATTACAAATAGGTGCATTAATAAAGAAAGCATCATAGCTCACAAAGTTGGCGGAGACTCATTTACAACTTTGACAAGATAATATTAATAATCCCGACCAACTGATGCAGAAGTACAGTAAAGACTAAAGATACTGTTCAACAGCAAATTCAATGATTTATCAACACAAAGAATCAATAAACATTAGCTACCTGGAGAGGCATCTTGCGTTTCAAGTGACATGCAAAATCATTGATGAGAAATTCTTCAGGTGGAAGCGCAAAAAGCTTTTGGAATGCTGAATTGGTCTGAGGAGATCGTAATTTTATCTACAAAAATAATTCAGACACTGTTCAGCAGGACTCATAAAGAAAATTAAATCCCCACATTTAACGAGATCCATTGGCCATATAACATTAACTGCAGAAATAGATGATCTACCTTCTTCCCAACTTCCTTCTCCATCTTAGACAGATAGTCTTTGACAACATTGGTACCCTTTGTATTATTCAAGAAAACTCTTAAATGCAGCTTAGACTGGCAGGCTTGAGCCAACTTTCCTTGAAGAGGAACCCAAACATCAGACAAATCTGTTATATTAGTTTTGACAAAATTGATTTCAGCATGCCCAAGAGATGTAGCTTCACTAAAAGGTCCATCAAAATCAAACACTTCTACGTCCAGAACAGATGGCGGCTCATCCATTGCATCAAATTCAAATATTTCTGCATGTAACGAGGTTCAAACCACTAATCAAAGCCAATGGAAAAGATCTTGTATAAATGCTCAAATGACGGCAACTATAGAACTTCAAATAAAGACAATAGAACCCCCAAAAGATAAAGATATACCATTCCATGTGGGATTAGACTTTTGGAACTTGATTGAGCTGGTTCTAGTTTTCCCATTGCATGTGAACACCACATATGGGTCAGAGAAGCCACTTGAGTCAACAGCTGCCAAATTGTTTCCTTCAATCAAGGCAACGGTCAACAGCCAGCCATCTCCTTGTGCTTTGACACCATGGTCGCTTCCTGGTTAAAGTATCAACGATACAACACATCAAAACCTTGGAAAAACAATGTATACCACACATGGTATCCATAGCAAACATGCTGTGACAGCTAAGAATGAGGAACCGAGAGAAAACACCTAATTCTGATGTCTGGATGATATATGTTGAATTTTGATGGATTCTTCATACCATCTTTAACCAAACAGGGAACTAATAATAGTATACCTTTTTGTACCCTAGCTCGCATGAAGCGTGATATCAGCTCCAGTACCCGTTTTCCTTGAAGTACTAGCACTCCACACACAATTACCTCACCAATAGAATCTGGTAAGTCAAGGCCAACAAACTCAAGCCCCTGTATTGTGCTAGGCATTGCCAACAAGATGTGCAAAAACACATATATCCCAATGAAAAAGGTTGATATTACAGTAAAATTAGCAAAATACTGGAAAGCCAGCTTCCAATCGGACTGGTGCTCCACTTCTAGAGATGCCAAAACCTGTTCTTTCTCTGAACCTATGTCCTTTGCGTCAACTGGCTTTACATTCTGAGATAATAAGTTTGCATACTGCTCAAAGCTCTCCTTAATACCTTGCCGTgcaccattttctatcatgcctTTCATCATAGTGCTTTGCAAGAAATTCATACGCCACGACACTACTAACCTCGAAGACTGCTCTCCCGAAGGCAACTCAGGACCAGGAGTAATGTTGTAAAGCAATTCTGTTCTGAAAGTGCTTCCATATGGGGCATCCGGGGTACTCACAATAGCTGAAAGAGCAAAAGACTTCCCATCAGCTTTAAGATACGTTTGGTCCTCTGTAGTTTTTAAAGCCTTGACCAATCTACTTGCAGCTTTAGTAAAAGTGACCACTCTTTTTAAACTCTCACCACCATTTTCAAGTTTCCAAGGTCCAATACGCAACTCCGTGGATCCCTGAATATctgctaaggatttaaagaaGTTTGAATCCGGTGAAAACAGGAATGAATTCAATTCATGCGGGGCAATAGCATACAATTGATCGACTACTACTCCAGGAAGGTTTGAaatttcgcttccttgttctctTGCCTCCATGCTTTTAATTAGTTCTTGAAAGTTTCCCGATGTGGACTGTTCCTCTTGTGCATTCTCAGAAGCTACTGTACTGGCACTTTCAGGTGTCACTGTTATATCTGGAGCTTTCACGTTAGTCGCGGATACTGCATCCCCATTCTTGTTGAAAATTTGAGCAAGTCGACCAGCAAAGGTTTGCGCCTGAGGCTTTTCCTCCTTAGCAGAGGCTGCTTCTTCGGATCTCAGAGGAGAAGATGATCTCAAGGAGCCATTAGAAGACAAAAATGGAGGTTCAGTTGGCACATCAGGCAACTTCTTCGACGGTGGTCCATGAT contains:
- the LOC107822133 gene encoding C2 and GRAM domain-containing protein At1g03370, which encodes MKLLVRVIEAKNIPAMDPNGFSDPYVKLSLGKQKFRSKVVKKCLNPSWCEEFAFRVDDLKEELIISVLDEDKYFNDDFVGQIKFQVSQVFEANDKSLGTAWYTLQPRHKKAKNRDCGQILLTICFSQSSTLADMQSAGDHGPPSKKLPDVPTEPPFLSSNGSLRSSSPLRSEEAASAKEEKPQAQTFAGRLAQIFNKNGDAVSATNVKAPDITVTPESASTVASENAQEEQSTSGNFQELIKSMEAREQGSEISNLPGVVVDQLYAIAPHELNSFLFSPDSNFFKSLADIQGSTELRIGPWKLENGGESLKRVVTFTKAASRLVKALKTTEDQTYLKADGKSFALSAIVSTPDAPYGSTFRTELLYNITPGPELPSGEQSSRLVVSWRMNFLQSTMMKGMIENGARQGIKESFEQYANLLSQNVKPVDAKDIGSEKEQVLASLEVEHQSDWKLAFQYFANFTVISTFFIGIYVFLHILLAMPSTIQGLEFVGLDLPDSIGEVIVCGVLVLQGKRVLELISRFMRARVQKGSDHGVKAQGDGWLLTVALIEGNNLAAVDSSGFSDPYVVFTCNGKTRTSSIKFQKSNPTWNEIFEFDAMDEPPSVLDVEVFDFDGPFSEATSLGHAEINFVKTNITDLSDVWVPLQGKLAQACQSKLHLRVFLNNTKGTNVVKDYLSKMEKEVGKKIKLRSPQTNSAFQKLFALPPEEFLINDFACHLKRKMPLQGRLFLSARIIGFHSDLFGHKTKFFLLWEDIEDIQVESPTLASMGSPNVIMTLKPGKGFDARHGAKTQDEQGRLKFHFHSFVSFNVAHRTIMALWKARALSPEQKVQLVEEESEAKGLQMAEEDALSSDFQAADDDSEGKSLQSEESGSFVGVEDINMSVVYSSVLSVPTDFFMELFSGNELDRKIMEKVGCLNYSFSPWESEKPDVYQRQLYYKFDKCISRYRGEVTSTQQKSRLSDKNGWLVEEVMTLHGVPLGDFFNLHLRYQVEVVPSRSTRCNVQVHLGIAWLKCSRHQKRITKNIVSNLQERLLVMFSGVEKEYLSKSDPVVI
- the LOC107822132 gene encoding protein phosphatase 1 regulatory inhibitor subunit PPP1R8 homolog, with the translated sequence MYGRSGLDRFKKAQSLEPFQVSANSAAKPALQPTTKAVTHPFPAYAQSTTSHQQTQYVNPQPALQKSVAADATASTVPTHHVTHGGGQSTWQPPDWAIEPRPGVYYLEVIKDGEVLDRINLDKRRHIFGRQFHTCDFVLDHQSVSRQHAAVIPHKNGSIYVIDLGSAHGTFVANERLTKDSPVELEAGQSLKFAASTRTYILRKNNDALFPPPRQPAEIDLPPPPDPSDEEAVLAYNTFLNRYGLMRPDSLSKSTVSTSGEDVNYSSDRRAKRIRRTSVSFKDQVGGELVEVVGISDGADVETEPGPLGVKEGSLVGKYESLIETTVIPKGKEQSSVKDATVTQTGVTDKLKQVLNKVKNPPKGGIYDDLYGESAPAKVGSWAYSDSSQTASTNDAKGDSPCSLRRISGHISSNVDDDTDDLFG